ATCCCTCATGCTTGCTGACAGTGGAGGGGATTCACATGCTGTGTGATGACATGGAACGTGAAGTAACAACAGGCTGAAATTCCAGACAAACagaagcaaacagcagagaaagtgCATGGAAAAGACAAGCGGCACTACACAGTGAGTGGCTGTTTACATACCCTGATGAGTTTTGCTACATGTGTCTTTCCACTGCCAGGCAGCCCTCTCATTATGATTACAATCTGAAACAAAGATCATGTAAGATGGTAAGATACTGTACCACATTTAACAGAAtctcttttgcaaaaattttcttccagaaaattaTGTGGTCTGGGCTCACATTTTTGCATATCATCAAGCAAAGCCAGTACCATGCCGTACTGTCTATTTTACCAATCAGGTTGTAAGGAATGGCAGTAGCTCTACTGAATAAGAGTATGTGATGTCAATAACCTCAGCAGCTTATACTGTGTAAGATGTTATAGATCTGGTTCAGATAAAACTAACTGAATGAAACACTTTAAAGCTTGAATCttgttctttcttcatttatacGGTGCATTGCCAAATCTCTGAGTCTGTCTAAAGCCAAGACTTTCCTCTAATACATCAAAAACCCAAGTGAAGATCTCAGAAGAGTCTAAAATACATTATCATTACCCGCTAATAGGAATTTCATCTTAGCATTCCCAGGAAGTTTACATCTCTCATGGACTCCTAATAGCTATGCTACAACACCGTAGGCATTTGCAAAGGAACGAAGAGAACTTCCAGAGCTTCCTCAAATGTAGGCTTGTTCCCAACATATTACACTCACGAGCATTTTATCTGAATAGAGACCTCACAGAAACCCAGTCGCTGCTTTCAGATTGCATACTCACCCTCTCTGGCCTGCTATCCCGTCCGGGTGGCTTCAAAATATCATCTACATTTTTAGATTCTGGCTTCCTCTCCACTCTGGGAGCAGGTGGTGGCTGACGGGGAATTGATGGAGCAGAAATAGGAATCCTTTCCTCAGGGTAATTTCTACGATCACCTTCAAATTCCAGTGTTTGGACAGAAGAATTTTCTTagttcagtaaaataaaaaaattaagatgttCATACCCAGCTGAGCTGATTTAAACATACCTTCATTATTTTAGGATAAATTCACAGATTTGTCCTCCCCAAGTAATTAAAATTTATAACCTTGAACCTATTGCaatcaaagacattttttatcAGAGCATATAACTGTTGTGTTCCTGATATCATCACCACTGAGAAACAAAATTACATGACGCCGCCCAAATAAAATTTCCTGAATTACATATTCTGAACAAGGAAATACTGCAAATCAATTAATCATCTCCCAATTAATCTTCCCGTCTGTGGgtcaatatttttcataatattcTAGCATGGCTTCAAGGTTGAGAAACTTTACCTCCAAACATGGAAGGCCCATGATCATATGCTGGACGATCCGTCTTTCGTTCATATGGTGGTCTTTCAAAACCACCCCGCCTGGAGGAGGGATGGTCTTTCTTGTCACGATAAGATGGAGTCCTTGAAGGTGTAGTAGGAAGAACCCTGTTAAAAGagtattttgtgtatttctaCTATGGATTCCAGAGAGAAATAAACATGTACCTCAAAGGCAAAATAGACAGCCTGATACCCAACACAGCCAGAATTGTATTGATTTCAATAGTGTTCCAAAAGAATGTACCTGTCATCTCGTGGATGCCGCTCTTTCTCATATCTCTCCCTTTCGTAGTCCACAGAACCACGGTCTCTGTGCAATTCTCGCTCTCTCTTGAAATCCCGATGATCTGTATTAGAATTACCTGGACGCTCAAAATAAGGCTCACGATCTCTTTCTCTGTTGTAACGACCGAGGTGCTCTAAAAGGAGAAACCCATGGAAATCCAAACTACTAAAACATACTTTggattctttattatttttgaaggaaaagcaacaaacaaGAGTGCAAGAAAAGTATACAGAAACATATGAGGCGGGGGCTAGAATGGACTTAATCAGCCACTGAATCTCTTTCCCAAACTGTAACAGACAACCATACCATGAAATCCTACTTAAAGCTACAAAACGGAATTTTTAAAGTGGTTAGGTCATTGACTGCATTACTCCTCTTGACAATATAAACTGTTATTCTTATGGgcctctgaagaaaataaagtggcTCTAGCTTAAACAAGAGTTGCTTagttaaaaatacacttttagTATCTTACAACTTTTCTTAAGAGCTAACTAACTGTCTGAGAGCTAGCCAAGCACTCCCTAcctttttgaaatgtttgcCTCTCCGGTAGAGGTTCTGGACGCAGGGTTACCCTCTCCCCATATGGAATCTGTTCCACTTTACTGGTGGTTATATctggttaaaaataatttaaaaaataattaaggtCTTAAAATACccctcttctgtttcctttcttctgccATGAAATGTAATCAGCCAATGGCATTAAAAATGACTGGAATAACTTaccaaattttcttttaatggatAACACAAAAAGACCTATACATAAATACACAACACCATGGTTTTCAAAGtctgaagtgtgtgtgtgtgtgtgtgtgtgtgtgtaagcaTGTGTACCGCTTTATCTTAAGAATGGGacttctgccttttctggtgACTTCAGGTAGCATGCCTGGTCAGAATATTATGAACATTAAAATGCTGTGAAAGTCAATAACTCATAGAACTACTGTAATGCCAAGAATATTAATTGATTAGATTCCTAACAGTGACAATATTTCCAAcagcttttattaaaacatcTACTTAACGGAATTGATATGACTTCAATTCATGTTATGGCACCTTagggagagaaaaaatgctCTTTAAATGACAACACACAATTTAAAAACTTATTTACAATATGATTTTACTCCTGTTAAAGAATGAGGgaaattaattatattaaaaaaatagtgttgAATTTTAGCTTTGATAACCCCAATACTAAAAATCAGAGCCCTTCCCTGTTTATATGTTAAATGCCTGTTTAGTGTGCATGCCCTTCAGAACCAGgacttttcctccctccctgtcTAGAGGGTACCTCACACTCATCAAGCAGTATGTTAATAATGCAAACACCAGTCCCATTCCGCTATAAATTACTAAGTCATACCTAAGAACTCTAACAATCTGAAGTACTTTCTAGCAGTTATTTTCATACTCAGTTACAAAGGGATTAAGGGTATCCAAGTATCAGTATCAATCTAAATATAAACCACTGATGCGATCACATCAGTTGGTGTTCCTCAGAAGCAGATGAGGCTATAACCATTCAGTTCAAATGAAATAGCTCATTATCacaacactgaagaaaacattaaactcACAGCTGGAGGTTACAGACTAATGCATTGCTTAGCGTTAGATCGCAGCGTAGGCAGCCTACAGGTCAAGTGCAGAGTAGCATGCTTTGCATCCCACACTCCTTTAGAAAGAAGCTAGGAGGACTAATTAGTTCTCCATTACAGAACAAACAAATATACTGTAATACCCACCTCGTCCGTGGCCATAATCTACAGTTTGCTGAATTACAGGTGCTTTAGGAACCGGTGGAATAACTGGAGGAAGGGACATTGGTACGGTTGACGGAACAGAAGTGTGAATATCAGGTACTTTCACAGGTGAGGAGACAGGTGGAGGCATCATTGACTCCTGTTTACACAACTCATACTCCATATTTGCTCCTTTATCCTCATTTGTGTCCCAGAGTCCGTGGAAAGAATCCTCATCCCAGCGTTCCTGTTCCACAGCAGAAGGTGATGGGTTTAAAGACTGACCATGACTTGGGGTTGTGGTTGGAGTAGAAACTGGAGCATGTGGCCTTGTCATAGGTGTAGCAGGCCTTGTCAGTGGGGCACTTGGTCTTGTCACAGGGGTGGGCTGTCTGAACAACACGGGAGGCTTTATAATAACAGCAGGAGAAGGTTTAATAGCTTGGGCTTCTACTGGTGCCTCTGAAGATAGCTGAGAAGAGACCTAGATGCAGAAAGCACTTTTAATGTAGATCTGTAACCTAACCTCCTCTCATCCTCTGTAAGTCAATAAGCACAATGGCAACTGGTAATCAAATTATCAGCATTTTCTAGTACCTCCATCAAGGTGCTACAGGTAGGAGGACAGTATTTCAAGAACTGCTGGCCTGAATTAATTTGGTGTTTGTTCACAATGTGAGGGTTTAAATACTATTTATCTTCTCCTTCAAAATAACCTTACCAATTTAAGCTCCAGCAGACCTATCTCAGTTCAAAAGTGTCTACAACAGTGTTATTCCCAAAGACTCCTGCTGTCTGCAAAGATTCCTGCTGTctgtaaagaggctgaaaaagTCTGAAAGTAGGGCAGCTTGGAGAGGCACAAAAGAATTGATAAGGCCAGCTTCTTTTTGGAAGTCACTGGAAAAATTCCCGGAGAGCAGAATCACCTGGAAACCCATTAATGCAATCAACATCAGATCGACATAAGAAATGGGGAGGTCTTGCCcagtggaaaaaaccaaacaaaacaacacaacaaaaccccttCCTGAATCAAACATCCCCATGGAACCCCACGTGCTGTGTCACAACAGTCTTTTCAGCACTACAGCAGATGCCAAGTTACAGGCAGCCTTATCAGCAAGATGCCACAAAACTTGCAGAATGGTTGTAGATACAAAGCTGAACTTTGTAGGAACAGTTCAAAGCCACAGCAGAAGTCTGAAGGCAGGAATCCCAAAAAAGACAACAGTTGTCTGAATATCTCTAGACAGATGGATGAAGTAGTCTGAGACACAAAATATCAAAGTTGAGTAAATTCACTTCCTAAAGGCATCAACATATCTGCAGTTCTTGGTAGCAAATTGGTTccattattttactttatagACACTGTAAACAAGGAAAAGGACAactaagcaaaagaaaacttgcaGTGCCTCATTCACTGCATAACACTTCCCTAGAGGGAGGGACAAACAAAGCGTGGTTGGGCTAAATGTCAGACCCAGAGGTCAGTACACCTAAATTTACTGGTACCAGGAACTTTGGGGCTAAGACGTGATGAAGAATAAAGACTGTGCATCAGCTCAGGTATCTCCTGCAACATACATTTAACAAAATTGTTTATTCATTCTAGGAAGGATTTATAAACCTGAGTTAATATGACAGGAGAAGTTCAGTCGTTTTCTGACCTGGTATGAATTATcaaaaaaactccaaatatAAGCAGCTGAGAAGAGTTCTCAGAACCAACCAGGAGATTAAGCAGCTGAGGAATAACTTGCATCACAACAGGAGATGAAGTCACGGAAGTACACAAACATCAGCTTCCATGCACTTTATGATATTCCAGAAGGTAATGAGAATTCCTAATAagacagcaaacaaaaagcTAATGCCCCCTCTACATTAAAATATCTTGGTTTTTTGATGGACTAATCCTCAAATTTCTCTCTTTAACTTCTTGAAAGAAGCGAGAGCTCTTAAAGtagaaaaagcagagcaagacTGAAAGACAGCATCAGAACCTAGTTAGGCAGGGAACAGGAGGGTCTTCCCATGAGCCTTATGCCCCTGTTTTGGAACAGCTCACCATTTCTTGCGTATCATCCCACAGCAGTCTGGGCTGTTGAGCCCCAATGGGTCATGCTCAGAAGACATGGTGGACTGAATGAATAAGAAAGGTTTTGGAAAATCTAAAGAAACTATGAAGTTGCTTCGCCTCAACAGAAGATCGATGAGGTTGAAAGGGCTGCTCGGGAAGCATCGCGCAGAGAAGTTTGACTAACAGATCGAAGAGCTGATCTGACATACACATTAACTGTAATTGCTACCAGCACGTTATTAAGTTAACACAAGATTAATTTACCTGAAAGGCACCCGGTCTTGTGCTTATGTTCTGTGATCTAGGAGCGTCCTGTGTGGAAATGTCAGGTTTAAACTCTTTCAACTTCTGTAGCTGCTCTTTTTGCTCTCTGCACATGAATCACAAGGAAGTGTTATCAGTCTGTagcttaaatgaaaaaaatcaaagaaatcaACGCTCACAGTGAAAACCACATACTGCAGTAGCATCATGGGCGAAgtccaaagaagaaaaggacGCAGCAGGCTTTACACGGTCAACACTATGATTCGGAAATCCCTGTTTCACATTTACCTAACGACGGAGGTATTTTATACATTAGCTGCCTCCTTTTTCGATCACATATTTCCTCTGCAACATATAGTTACGCTTTTGTGCTTGGCCAGAATCACTCCAATTTGACAGTAAAGAGCAAAGCTAGATCTTAGTTTCTGACACCACCTTCTGCAAACCAGAGCCCAGTGGAGATGTGTGCCTAAGTTGCTCTCAGCAACTTGCTCTGGGTTGCACACTAACAAGACTGAGGCCAACACAAAGCACAACAGAGACtccaacatttaaaaacaaagaagtgATGTTAGCTTTTGTTTCCTTGGTTTACATATCAAAATGTTACCTAGTCCATGGAGCAGAGACCAGGACCAGTAGTGAATACCACAACCACTGGATTACAAAGATCCATCTAATcaatattatttcctttcaatttcTATTTGCATCTCTTTTATCCAgttttttaaattgctaatAACTCTTTGTTTATATGATTGCATGTATTGAAGTAGTGCCCAAAGAACAACTAAGAGTGGGACCCCTCTGTAACAGGTAGAACAGAGGCCACTCTGACTAGCAACCCATCTATTTGGTGTCCAGTGAGAAGGGATCCAAAGTGCTGCATTAGTACAAAGAGTCAACTGAGCAATTGCTAGCCCTTGAAAGGCCTTCTTTACACTTGGCTTAGGAAAAATTCAGCAGGTTACAAACACAGCGCAGCATGCAGCTCAGAGTCTGCTGTTTTATACACAATAAAAGCAAAGCCAGATGAAGGCTCTACCTTTGGAGATGAAAGTATTTATGCACCACACTACTGGTATAACTCCTGGCTCAAAAAACATCATAAGTAGTCTCTATTAACATTTTTCCTACTGTCTAGATTGGGGTCACCTGCTTATAAGAACCTGATGAGAAGTACCAGCATAactgattttggtttttgtttattgatCATGTttacatttctcctttttactgGCTTAGAAAGAGGTGTATGTATCTACTTTcttacataaaacattttactttctACGTTTAAATATTTCAGCCCTAATACATTATTCACTTGGGCAGCGATTCCCAAACTACGGTCCCTAGATTAAGTCCACCGGCTTGCAGCCAGCCACATTAAACAGCAACACATATGCCTGGCAacctgaggcaaaaaaaaaaaaagtcaggaagcTGAAAAGGATGTGTTGCTCCAAAACTTTTGGCAAATCTTGCTTTATAACACAGATTTCACAGTTACTAATACCTGTTGAATTAATCTAATTGcagcaaaaaattaaattcttcagaATAAAAGTCCTTCCCTCTTTAACATtacttttcttgcattttggtATGCAACTAAGGCCTTCCATATGTCACAGATGCTTAACAATTTTATATGTCTGTAAACAAGACAGCTTCAAGAGAAGTGCAAAATGTCTCTGAATCTTTCAAAATGGCTTAATCAAAATGCACTAATAATAACCACAGATTAGTTTTAATTGCCTATTATTTTAGCATAATATCTTGTTTATGAAATTAAAACCCCATCTTCACTAGGCACCAATTCTTAGCTCTCTCAGTAACTCATGAATAGGATGAACCACATGACCCTCTGCCTTCAAgatgctttctctttcctctacAATCTTCTCTGAAAGATCTCATTCACTGAAAATagtaaaaaacttttttttttttaatgaatacatTTAATGCATCAAATCATAACAAAAGCACTTGGAGAGATGGTACGTGCTCTATTCATTCTTACATTACTAAATTTACTGAGCCCTAGGATGTTTCTGAATGTTTAAGAGGATATGCTATtccttgttttgaaaaaaaacacctaTTGAGGCTTAGCGAGTCTAGTAGCTGCTTTCTAAAATGTGGTCTTGGTGAACTCTTGCATTCATATCCTCCTGATTGTTATCACTGCTGTTATGCTGATCATCAGAACTCAGATCAACCAAACTTGACAAAATTATTCACTGATGATGCTGGATTTCAAATGAGGGAGcactgtagaaagaaaaaactcacatatgctttaattaaaaagtaagcAGTATCTAAAAATTAAATAGGTTCCATTGTGTGAATTAAGAACCACATCAATCTAGATCTAAACAGGTAagtattaaaatgcaattatcAACGAGCTTACCTGACACTaataaaaagactgaaaagcaaTTACCAACAAGCTCACTTGAGGGTAACAAAAAGATTGGCCAGGTGATGTGGACAGATCTCTTCCTGGAAAGTAACAAACGGACAACGCCATATTCACTGGGAAAGGGACAACCACctatttaaggaaaaagagTCGATCCACAAACGCTGTAATGGAGGTACTCCAAACAACTTGTTCCACATGAGCTCCTACTATCATGCTGTGGTGAAAAGAAATGACGCCTTTACTGCATAAATCAAAGAATtaggaaagaagcagcatctCCATAGAAGCACCACACTATTCTCATAGCTATGCTTTAAATATTCTGTGGAACAGCCACAAAGGGGAAACAGAACATACTTAAGGAGCATGAACATAAGCACCACTGTGAAAAAGGTTCTCATAGCATCTATCTTGCAACTCCATTACTGAGTAAGTGTCCAAAAAGGTGGTTCCAAAAGCTTGCTAAGGTCCTGACTTTTACAAAAGGACATGAGAACAATTCTTCCTTCCAAAACCACAGTGAACATTATTTTCAGGTTTGGAAAAGCATCTGAGTAAGTGAGACACAATAAACTCCTGGTACTGGAAACTAAGAAGCCTTCCACCACAAACACAGGTGCCTTGTTGACATAACTCATTCATTCTACGAATAGATAAAGTGTGATCCCAGTGTCAAATCAGAAGTCAGTGTCAGCAAAAACTTTTTACATTAAATTAGTTTATAgcaaattagttttaaaatcaCTACTACTtatatgtgaaataaaataaaatgcaagaatACTTATAAATGCATACTTTGTTCTATGAGAAAGGCATGCAGAGAAGAGGGAGTCAATAATCAATAAAAAATGCTCTGAATCTCAGCCCATTCCTGATTAAGATTTTGAAAACTTCACTCATAGCCAAATTGCCCATATGGCTGTCTATAGCTACACCTGACTTGCATATGTAATAGCTGAAATTGGAGGGCGATTCATAATCCCAAGGAAAGCTTGGGATGTCAAAATTTAGCTACTCCTAGTCAAACCCAGAATATTTAATTTGTGttggaaggaaaggggaagatAGGTCAGAAATACGAAAATTAATGCATTACAACATACTAACACATTGTAACAAACATTTATCACAAAGATATccaaaaggaaattaatgtCCTCCACATCAGTGAAGTGTACCAATTCAAAAGTTCAGtgttctaggaaaaaaaaatgcaacatctACCACAATGGATAAAGAAAATCTAATAAGCCTATTTAGCAATTTCTCTCTCACCCAAAAGTGACAGAACCGGGCAACTCACCGAAGCATTTTGAGCTCCTGGGCAGCCTTCAGAATTATCTCATGTTGTCTTTGGCTAAGGACCATCACTCCTCGCAAGGACTGGTCAGAGTCCAGGTTTGAATCTGCTCCCAGCATATCAGAGGAATgtgaaggtggaggaagggatgAACTTGGACGATCATCCAAAGACCGCAGTCTGTCTCCATCATCTGGATACCACCTATCTGACAACCGTTCCCTCTCCCAGTCAGTCCTTTCAGGAAGGTAGTCTTGCTTCTCCCGCCATGTGTCGTATCTCTCTGGATATTCTCGAATCCTCAGCTCCCCCCTGTCTCGGAGGTCTCTGTCGTAATGATCTCTGTTCCTGTCCTCCCTCCACCTATCTTCACGGTATCTGTCCAGAGGTGGAAGAGGTGGTAATGGTGGCAGAGAGGGAATATCCAGGTCACGACTCCCCATTTCTCTGTCATCCATAGGTCTCATGTCCCAGTCTCTATCCCATTCTCTATCTCTATCTTGATCATAAATATCTGAGGATCTTCCAGTCCTGTCTAGATCTCTCTCTAGCTCCCTTTCTCTTGGTCTTTTCCAGTCATCCCACCATGAATCTCGTCTGTCATGATCAGATGATAAAGGAGGTAGTGGTGGTAGAGGAGATAATGGAGGTAATGACTGGTGGGATTGCAACCTGTCATCTCTGTCATATGCATCTACAGAATCATCCTGGTAATCCGAGCTGTGATCTCTCCAGTACCGTTCTCTTTCCCAGTCATCCAATCGTTCATGCTCCAAAGAATGGTCATCTTGACTATCTAAAGGAAATTCCTCCTGCATTCTATCATCTTCATGACCCCAAGAACCCCTGAATGTCTCATCTCGATGATATGGAGGCAATTTATCAGGGTGATCTCCTAGGTGAATGGGTTTATCTATATTGCATGTTTCAGATCTTCCTGCTTCCCTCTCCCGGCTACCTGACCTCCTCATGGGACCTCTCTCGCGGCTACCTGCCTGCCTGACCGGGCCCCTCTCCCGGCTACCCGCCCGCCTGACCGGGCCCCTCTCCCGGCTACCCGCCTGTCGCATGGGCTCCCTCTCCCGGCTACCCGCCCGCCTGACTGGGCCTCTCTCTTGGCTACCTGCCCGTCCCCTGTCGCGGCTGCCTGTCCGCCCAGCTAGCTCTCTGTCTCGGCTAGAGAACATCCTCTCGTGGCTATCTGATCGTCCACCCAGTCCCCGCTCTCGGCTGCCAGACCGTCCATCTGGCatcctctccctgctgcctgaCCGCCTATCAGGCatcctctccctgctgcctgctctcCGGAACATCCCTCTGCCACGGATGGATGCCTGCCTAGCCTGCCCTCTGCCTCTGTATACGTATCCTCTGCCACGGCCATCGTCCATCCTGCCCATTCCCCGGCCGTGGCCATCATCCATCCTGCCCATTCCCCAACCACCATCCATCCTTCCCATCCCTCGGCCACCATCCATCCTTCTCATCCCCCTTCCACGGCCCATTCCCCAGCCACGGCCATCCCCCTGCCCTCTGCCACGGCCATCATCCAGTCTGCCTTGACCCCTTCCTCTGTTTCCTGGTCCCTTGCCTCTGTCTTCATGCATAAACGGCCCTTTTCCCCTGCCTTCTGGTTCAGGTAGGTCCTGGGTGCTATCTGAAGCAATCAACTGGCCATCTGGGGACTCCACCTCCTGATCTCCTGTTACAGGGGTTACTGCATCACCTGTTCTTGCAGTATCTGACTGCAAAGCTACAGGGTTACTAGAAAGGGATgttgatttctggttttgaatagGTGGAGTAGGTGCTTTGGACTCTTCTACTTGCTGGTTAGGATCATGTGAACTCCATGTCCACTTTTTAGGAGGGTCTGAAACAGTTTCTTTGACTTCAGGTTTGGATGGTTCCTGTTGAGTGTTTGTCAGGTCCTCATTCGGCTCAATGGGACCTGTACTCTGCGCATCGGGAGTAGATTGTGTTCTGCTTACAGTCTGCTGATCAGCAGCTACGTCTGAaaaagtttctttgttttctgactCTGAGTCTGTCtgtgactgctgctgctgctgccccaaaTGGGGCCTGGGACCCCTCCATCGTGGACCACTCTGTCGGGAACCATGTCCATGTGATGCATTTGTTGAAGTATAAAATTGTCCTGCTGGTCCTCGTGGGATAGTCCCCCATCTACTTGAAGACTGTCCATCTGTATTCTGTCGGTCAAAACGTGATCTGTATCCTTCTGAGCGCTGGGAGTCAAAACGAGGCCCTCTCTGTCTTGAGCCTTCAAATCTGTCATATCCTCTTCCTCGAGGTCCATCAAATCTATAGATGACATAACGGCAATTTCATTCAAACAAACATGTCAAATCAAAATCCCCTGAAAGACAGTTTCATCCACCCCCAAAGTCACTTCTAACTGCTGAATCCTAGTGTGCCTTAGGATCAGCCCCTACTGAACCAGTGCAGAAGCACAGAGACATGTTCTTCAAATCAATATTGTCCACTGAAGAACAGTTTAAGCCACTTGC
Above is a window of Caloenas nicobarica isolate bCalNic1 chromosome 5, bCalNic1.hap1, whole genome shotgun sequence DNA encoding:
- the YLPM1 gene encoding YLP motif-containing protein 1 isoform X3, translating into MYPAWGLYGAAGHYPPPPTSIPPPPLPIPPPSVPPPAVPPMPLPSYPPPGPAPAAPPPTGTSGFLSLQEQHLAQLQQLQQMHQKQLQSVLLGPPPPPGPPPPGLPPPPLPGSFTDWQQPPPSVPPPVRSYQKQFAHREPPPARKPPSAARDRDGQEPPGGHGDWGEPVPSEPVPMDMELSSPPQSPQPAAQAYLPPAQAYLPPPQAEPYLPPAQSPPLQPYLPRAQASQPPPSFSEPPPSYLEPPPATASQPYLPPPAQGYMAHPEPYLLSSQASPSQPAQPSLAPSIPPPAKPSQTHFPPPQPSLALPAAAQPEPVQGAAKEADGSEQPDPSTMTPQEQQQYWYQQHLLSLQQRAKAHAQGQQQMKGPVVKDASEQRGKSEEGIMSTSAQQSEPPPLNESLPPTSKEDESSLTSTETQLNIEPPDDPEEDLRLQQLQAAAAQWQQHPHHRVGFQYQRIMQKHAQLQQIVQQYQQIMQQPPHLETMSVDMQLRHYEAQQKQFQQLHKDWERSMNQQWQHQLQTYPHKDQLQEYEKQWKAWDEQMKVTQSHLQEKVSSLQNLKNQYPANVSLPPPFVPYSQTTQGGIPVMPPTLPSTTPPLVPPPLSSVSQLSNSSVPSGSSSQSSQSTETSRPALLPTPGTYASKITSSTVYSPYHSQVSSSFGSSDHGKSQVHLSKQTVSISSEQGCGDLKATSSVSSTHAPAMQDKPVRSGGLLPDPPRSARFESPRGPRFDGPRGRGYDRFEGSRQRGPRFDSQRSEGYRSRFDRQNTDGQSSSRWGTIPRGPAGQFYTSTNASHGHGSRQSGPRWRGPRPHLGQQQQQSQTDSESENKETFSDVAADQQTVSRTQSTPDAQSTGPIEPNEDLTNTQQEPSKPEVKETVSDPPKKWTWSSHDPNQQVEESKAPTPPIQNQKSTSLSSNPVALQSDTARTGDAVTPVTGDQEVESPDGQLIASDSTQDLPEPEGRGKGPFMHEDRGKGPGNRGRGQGRLDDGRGRGQGDGRGWGMGRGRGMRRMDGGRGMGRMDGGWGMGRMDDGHGRGMGRMDDGRGRGYVYRGRGQARQASIRGRGMFRRAGSRERMPDRRSGSRERMPDGRSGSRERGLGGRSDSHERMFSSRDRELAGRTGSRDRGRAGSQERGPVRRAGSREREPMRQAGSRERGPVRRAGSRERGPVRQAGSRERGPMRRSGSREREAGRSETCNIDKPIHLGDHPDKLPPYHRDETFRGSWGHEDDRMQEEFPLDSQDDHSLEHERLDDWERERYWRDHSSDYQDDSVDAYDRDDRLQSHQSLPPLSPLPPLPPLSSDHDRRDSWWDDWKRPRERELERDLDRTGRSSDIYDQDRDREWDRDWDMRPMDDREMGSRDLDIPSLPPLPPLPPLDRYREDRWREDRNRDHYDRDLRDRGELRIREYPERYDTWREKQDYLPERTDWERERLSDRWYPDDGDRLRSLDDRPSSSLPPPSHSSDMLGADSNLDSDQSLRGVMVLSQRQHEIILKAAQELKMLREQKEQLQKLKEFKPDISTQDAPRSQNISTRPGAFQVSSQLSSEAPVEAQAIKPSPAVIIKPPVLFRQPTPVTRPSAPLTRPATPMTRPHAPVSTPTTTPSHGQSLNPSPSAVEQERWDEDSFHGLWDTNEDKGANMEYELCKQESMMPPPVSSPVKVPDIHTSVPSTVPMSLPPVIPPVPKAPVIQQTVDYGHGRDITTSKVEQIPYGERVTLRPEPLPERQTFQKEHLGRYNRERDREPYFERPGNSNTDHRDFKRERELHRDRGSVDYERERYEKERHPRDDRVLPTTPSRTPSYRDKKDHPSSRRGGFERPPYERKTDRPAYDHGPSMFGENSSVQTLEFEGDRRNYPEERIPISAPSIPRQPPPAPRVERKPESKNVDDILKPPGRDSRPERIVIIMRGLPGSGKTHVAKLIRDKEVECGGPAPRVLSLDDYFITEVEKEERDPDTGKKVKKKVMEYEYEAEMEETYRTSMFKTFKKTLDDGFFPFIILDAINDRVRHFEQFWSAAKTKGFEVYLAEMSADNQTCSKRNIHGRKLKDISRMSDHWEAAPRHMMRLDIRSLLQDAAIEEVEMEDFDANIEDQKEEVKKDTAEEEESELTSWMVCGLALKGNVTGKQLPAGWKIIYSFQMTMIHVLLNLERKGCGGQI